In the genome of Candidatus Nitrosotalea sinensis, the window CACATACAAACAGTTCACGTCGTTTGTTTCTAATTTTTATTGCAAGTGCCTTATTTTTCGGACCAGTTGCTCTAATATTAGGAGGGGTTTTGCTTGAACACCCAGATTACAACATCAGACATCTAGAACCAGGTGGAGACAATTTTGCAAACATGCACCGAATGCCAGGGATGCACATTCAGATAGTAGATCAAAATGGGACAATAGTAAGAGAACTACCAATGTCACCTCCAGGAGGAGACAGAGTTCATACAGCACCCATATTCCTAGGATTGAGAATATTCATAATCATATCTCTAGTGTTTGCAGCAATCTTGCTGTTTGTTGCAATAAAGGAATACAGATTCTTCTCACATTGGAACAAGAAATTCACAAGATACAAGACATTAAAGGACAAGGTAGACAAGGAATTAGACGAAGATTAGCATCAAGACTATAAGACAGTAAGAAATAGATCATAGAAAATGTCAGAATCTCCCACATTAGAATACATACTTTTAGTTGCACATTTGGTAGTAGGCTTTTTGTTGGTATTTTTTTCTGCCAAGGCATTTACAAGAACAAAATACAAACCAATGATACTTTTAGCTATAGGATTTACATTATTGGTTTTGGGAGAAACAGTTGTAGAATATGCGTTTAATTTCTTGCAAAATGAAAATCTACAAAAAATAATCGAGGAAGGTTTTGAGATAGCAGGATTTGCAGTGCTTATACTAGCAGTAAAGAAAAGCTAGAGAAATGACTGACAATGATGAAATATTATCAATTTTGGGAGACGAATACAGCAGAAAGATACTTTCCATACTATCAAAAAATGAGATGAACGCACAGGAAATATCAGAGAATTTAGGCATACCAAGCTCTACAACATATCGCAAGATAAAGAATTTAGAGAATATCAAACTAGTAAAAAAGACCAAAGTCATAAGGACCTTGGAAGGATTAGATGAAAGTTATTACAAAAGTCTAGTATCTGGCATAGAGATAAAATTCAAAGACGGTGAAATTTCCTGCAAGATTGAAAGATTTACTATGGATCAAAAAATTCAGAGATTGTGGGAAAAATTTTCAGAGTGAGTGTTGAATTTTGGCCTTGTTCCATTTTAACACAAGTACTATAGACAGTGCAATTATTCCTCCTTGAAGCGCTTTAGCAGACAAGTCTATTACGCCAATATCCTCCTGCAATCCTACAACTGGAAGAGAGACAGTTCTTGATATAACATACAGTCCGACCAATGCAACAGATAGAAGACTAGCTATGACATATGGTGCTCTGCTGTGCAATCTGTTTTTTATCATCCAGATTCCAAGTGGAAGGTAAGATATGGCCGCAGTTGCAAATAACATTGTTTCAATCTGGCTTGGACCATCAGCAGATTCTTGCATTTGTGAATATGCCACAAAGAAATAGAGTCCACTGTTTGATAGTGCAAGAAGTGTTATCAAGGCTATTAATCCAGATGTAAGTCGGTCCATAAGATATCATCAGACAAGTCTCATTTAACTATCTAGTTACCATTCTCATCAACGAAAATGGCAGTATTCATTTTATGTCAAATCCACACAATAGCACCTTAATGCGAGTTTCTACCTACGGACTAGTTGTACTGACCATACTTGGAATCAGTTCGCCACTGTTAGCTTTTGCAGAGACTGAAAATGAGGCAAATGAAGGTGCAAATGAGATTGAAACACAAGCAGAGCACGGAGGATCTGATAGACATTCAGGTTCTGCAAGTTCTGAGATGGTGTTATTTGTCACAATTGCTGCGATAGCAAGTGTTGTTGCATATTCAGGATGGAAAGTATACAAGATACGAAAACGAACTACATCAAAAGCAACGGTGTAGTTTATGCATATTTTTTCTAAAAAAAGCATAGGCATTGTTGCAATTTTATTATTTTGCATTCCAAGTATTGCATATGCAGATAATGAAAGAAACAACAGTGTTGCAGTAAATCTAGGATGGATTTCAATCTGGGTTGGAATAATTGCAAATCTTTCTCTTGTCATATTCAAAATAGCAAAAAA includes:
- a CDS encoding ArsR/SmtB family transcription factor codes for the protein MTDNDEILSILGDEYSRKILSILSKNEMNAQEISENLGIPSSTTYRKIKNLENIKLVKKTKVIRTLEGLDESYYKSLVSGIEIKFKDGEISCKIERFTMDQKIQRLWEKFSE
- a CDS encoding DUF7521 family protein; amino-acid sequence: MSESPTLEYILLVAHLVVGFLLVFFSAKAFTRTKYKPMILLAIGFTLLVLGETVVEYAFNFLQNENLQKIIEEGFEIAGFAVLILAVKKS